One genomic segment of Alicycliphilus denitrificans K601 includes these proteins:
- a CDS encoding integrase core domain-containing protein: MIRTLKEQCVHRHRFESLHHASRLIGDWIHFYNHRRPHQALNMRTPAEAFALAA; this comes from the coding sequence GTGATCCGTACGCTCAAGGAGCAATGCGTGCATCGGCACCGCTTCGAATCGCTGCATCATGCCAGTCGCCTGATCGGGGACTGGATCCATTTCTACAACCATCGGCGCCCGCACCAGGCGCTGAACATGCGGACACCCGCTGAGGCATTTGCATTAGCGGCCTGA
- the rph gene encoding ribonuclease PH, translated as MDPTTPFARSGGRAPDELRPVRITRRYTMHAEGSVLIEFGNTRVLCTASVEEKVPPHKRGSGSGWVTAEYGMLPRSTHTRSDREAARGKQSGRTQEIQRLIGRSLRAVFDLKALGERTLQIDCDVIQADGGTRTAAITGAWVAAHDAVGTLLAAGKVAASPITGAVAAVSVGIVQGQPLLDLEYVEDVACDTDMNVVMTGTGHYVEVQGTAEGAAFSRREMDQLLALAEKGIAELMLLQQESLRN; from the coding sequence ATGGACCCCACCACCCCCTTCGCCCGCAGCGGCGGCCGCGCCCCCGACGAGCTGCGCCCCGTCCGCATCACGCGCCGCTACACCATGCACGCCGAAGGCTCGGTGCTCATCGAGTTCGGCAACACCCGCGTGCTGTGCACCGCCTCGGTCGAGGAGAAGGTGCCCCCGCACAAGCGCGGCTCTGGCTCCGGCTGGGTGACGGCCGAATACGGCATGCTGCCGCGCTCCACCCACACCCGCAGCGACCGCGAGGCCGCGCGCGGCAAGCAGAGCGGGCGCACGCAGGAGATCCAGCGCCTCATAGGCCGCAGCCTGCGCGCGGTGTTCGATCTCAAGGCCCTGGGAGAGCGCACCCTGCAGATCGACTGCGACGTGATCCAGGCCGACGGCGGCACGCGCACGGCCGCCATCACCGGCGCCTGGGTGGCGGCGCACGACGCCGTGGGCACGCTGCTGGCCGCCGGCAAGGTCGCCGCATCGCCCATCACGGGCGCGGTGGCGGCCGTGTCGGTGGGCATCGTGCAGGGCCAACCGCTGCTGGACCTGGAATACGTGGAGGACGTGGCCTGCGACACCGACATGAACGTCGTCATGACCGGCACCGGCCACTACGTGGAGGTGCAGGGCACGGCCGAGGGCGCCGCCTTCTCGCGCCGCGAAATGGACCAGCTGCTGGCCCTGGCCGAGAAGGGCATCGCCGAACTGATGCTGCTGCAACAGGAATCGCTGCGCAATTGA
- a CDS encoding SPOR domain-containing protein yields the protein MPTYTAHAAHAADQPGAAAQYTSVAPALYRAALGPVNLEHYLAAFERLDATGRVLPGWNLAAALCPLGWLAFRRLWRQALLAFAALASGALLLWAVGHRWLALPWPMLTGLALAGLTVLCGGLGLYGDALVHADVRRRIDGAVSAASTMREAMGLLQRQASSRRRLLWVAVASAALAAAAAWLAFASAMGDRRLPDAGEPAPVALSAPEPAPRLPVVGGERPVAPAADPSPAATESLSTDQASAQPLLQAPEAESEPEVAQAQAEEPPQAKDPAPARPPQKAAQRRLYINVGLFADPENARRTQARLRQAGLPCAVEPLVRSDGRRLQRVRVGPFSSAAQANAAATKVRAMGLEAVAAAQ from the coding sequence ATGCCAACCTACACCGCCCATGCGGCGCATGCCGCGGATCAGCCCGGCGCGGCTGCGCAGTACACCAGCGTCGCGCCGGCGCTGTACCGGGCGGCGCTGGGGCCCGTGAACCTGGAGCACTACCTGGCCGCATTCGAGCGGCTGGACGCGACGGGGCGCGTGCTGCCCGGGTGGAACCTGGCGGCGGCCTTGTGCCCGCTGGGGTGGCTTGCGTTCCGGCGGCTGTGGCGGCAGGCGCTGCTGGCGTTTGCGGCGCTGGCGTCGGGTGCGCTGTTGCTGTGGGCCGTGGGGCACCGGTGGCTGGCCTTGCCGTGGCCTATGCTGACCGGCCTGGCGTTGGCCGGGCTGACGGTGTTGTGTGGCGGGCTGGGCCTGTATGGCGATGCGCTGGTGCATGCCGACGTGCGGCGGCGCATCGACGGCGCGGTGTCGGCCGCCTCCACCATGCGCGAGGCCATGGGGCTGCTGCAGCGCCAGGCCAGCAGCCGGCGCCGGCTGCTGTGGGTGGCGGTGGCGAGCGCGGCGCTGGCGGCTGCCGCGGCGTGGCTGGCCTTCGCCAGTGCGATGGGGGATCGGCGGCTGCCGGATGCCGGCGAGCCCGCGCCCGTCGCACTGTCGGCGCCCGAGCCCGCGCCGCGGCTGCCAGTCGTGGGTGGCGAGCGGCCTGTTGCGCCAGCCGCCGATCCATCGCCGGCGGCCACCGAATCGCTCTCCACTGACCAGGCATCGGCCCAGCCTCTGCTGCAGGCACCCGAGGCCGAATCGGAGCCTGAGGTGGCGCAGGCGCAGGCCGAGGAGCCGCCCCAGGCGAAAGACCCCGCGCCGGCGCGGCCGCCGCAAAAGGCCGCACAGCGCAGGCTGTACATCAACGTGGGCCTGTTCGCAGACCCCGAGAATGCGCGCCGCACGCAGGCACGCCTGCGGCAGGCGGGCCTGCCGTGCGCTGTGGAGCCACTGGTGCGTTCCGACGGCCGACGCCTGCAGCGCGTGCGCGTGGGGCCGTTCAGCTCGGCGGCGCAGGCCAATGCGGCTGCGACCAAGGTGCGCGCGATGGGGCTGGAGGCGGTGGCCGCGGCGCAGTGA
- the tnpA gene encoding IS66-like element accessory protein TnpA: MLKDPQTPRYAQRRTHRTYTPQFKAELVAACRQPGASVAAVALQHGMNANVLHRWLKEWAQGFHRLEAGVSTAVVASPPPAFIPIDLSAVPPASAGELPSASLPTPADGIRIECQRPGMSVTVHWPLSGAAECAQMLRELLR; encoded by the coding sequence ATGCTCAAAGACCCTCAGACCCCGCGCTATGCGCAGCGGCGCACGCACCGCACCTACACCCCGCAATTCAAGGCCGAGCTGGTGGCTGCCTGCCGACAGCCAGGCGCATCGGTCGCGGCGGTGGCCCTGCAACATGGCATGAACGCCAACGTGCTACACCGCTGGCTCAAGGAATGGGCGCAGGGATTTCACCGTCTTGAAGCTGGCGTCAGCACTGCAGTCGTTGCTTCCCCACCCCCGGCCTTTATCCCCATCGACCTGAGCGCAGTACCGCCGGCGTCTGCTGGTGAGCTGCCATCCGCGTCCTTGCCAACGCCAGCGGACGGCATCCGCATCGAATGCCAGCGCCCCGGCATGTCCGTGACCGTGCACTGGCCCTTGTCTGGCGCCGCCGAGTGCGCCCAGATGCTGCGGGAGTTGTTGCGGTGA
- the hemW gene encoding radical SAM family heme chaperone HemW, which yields MSIPITPAAQPGSALHDVQHYMRPGLLQLTSLPPLSLYVHLPWCLRKCPYCDFNSHHAPGGEPLPEARYTAALVADLEAALPLVWGRTVQTIFIGGGTPSLFAPQSIDRLLSDIRARLRLEADCEVTLEANPGTFEKERFRAYRDAGVTRLSIGVQSFNDRHLQALGRVHDRAQALAAVEEAAQAFETFNLDIMYALPGQTPAEQEQDMRQALALAPPHISIYHLTIEPNTYFAKYPPRLPEDDQAYAMLDRITELTAAAGLSRYEVSAYAREGHQCLHNRNYWQFGDYLGIGAGAHSKLSFAHRIVRQVRLRDPQLYMAGALSGRAIAQDEDVRRADLPFEFMLNALRLREGFALQDFTERTGQPLTAIAQGLQQAEARGLIARDMGHVRPTERGFDFLSDLQALFLAD from the coding sequence ATGAGCATCCCCATCACCCCCGCCGCACAGCCGGGCTCCGCCCTGCACGACGTGCAGCACTACATGCGCCCCGGCCTGCTGCAGCTCACCAGCCTGCCGCCGCTGTCGCTGTACGTGCACCTGCCCTGGTGCCTGCGCAAATGCCCGTACTGCGATTTCAACTCGCACCACGCGCCCGGCGGCGAACCCCTGCCCGAGGCGCGCTACACGGCCGCGCTGGTGGCCGACCTGGAGGCCGCCCTGCCCCTGGTCTGGGGCCGCACGGTGCAAACCATCTTCATCGGCGGCGGCACGCCGAGCCTGTTTGCGCCGCAGTCCATAGACCGGCTGCTGAGCGACATACGCGCGCGCCTGCGGCTGGAGGCGGACTGCGAGGTCACGCTGGAGGCCAACCCCGGTACCTTCGAGAAAGAACGCTTTCGCGCCTACCGCGACGCGGGCGTGACGCGCCTGTCCATCGGCGTGCAAAGCTTCAACGACCGGCACCTGCAGGCCCTGGGCCGCGTGCACGACCGCGCCCAGGCCCTGGCCGCCGTGGAAGAGGCCGCGCAGGCGTTCGAGACCTTCAACCTCGACATCATGTACGCCCTGCCCGGCCAGACGCCGGCCGAGCAGGAGCAGGACATGCGCCAGGCCCTGGCATTGGCGCCGCCCCACATCTCCATCTACCACCTGACGATCGAGCCCAACACCTACTTCGCCAAATACCCGCCGCGCCTGCCCGAGGACGACCAGGCCTACGCCATGCTCGACCGCATCACCGAGCTGACCGCGGCCGCGGGCCTGTCGCGCTACGAAGTCTCGGCCTACGCGCGCGAGGGCCACCAGTGCCTGCACAACCGCAACTACTGGCAGTTCGGCGACTATCTCGGCATAGGCGCGGGCGCGCACAGCAAGCTCAGCTTCGCGCACCGCATCGTGCGCCAGGTGCGCCTGCGCGACCCGCAGCTCTACATGGCCGGCGCCCTGTCCGGCCGCGCCATCGCGCAGGACGAGGACGTGCGCCGCGCCGACCTGCCGTTCGAATTCATGCTCAATGCGCTGCGCCTGCGCGAAGGCTTCGCGCTGCAGGACTTCACGGAGCGCACCGGCCAGCCGCTCACGGCTATCGCCCAGGGCCTGCAGCAGGCCGAGGCCCGGGGCCTGATCGCGCGCGACATGGGACACGTGCGCCCCACCGAGCGCGGGTTCGACTTCCTCAGCGACCTGCAGGCCCTGTTCCTCGCGGATTGA
- a CDS encoding I78 family peptidase inhibitor: MRYFSRAGGVAGMAALALLAGCSALGPGAGPAQPIGASTAPVGGTCDAQGAQWAIGKSGTARVVEEARVRAGARMARVVRQGQPVTQVFDAQRLSLEVDGGGKVTAARCG, encoded by the coding sequence ATGCGGTATTTCTCGCGCGCGGGTGGTGTGGCAGGCATGGCGGCGCTGGCGCTGCTGGCGGGGTGTTCGGCGCTGGGGCCGGGGGCTGGCCCCGCGCAGCCGATCGGCGCGAGCACGGCGCCAGTGGGCGGCACCTGCGATGCCCAGGGCGCGCAGTGGGCCATCGGCAAGAGCGGCACGGCCAGGGTGGTGGAGGAGGCGCGCGTGCGCGCCGGGGCGCGCATGGCGCGCGTGGTGCGCCAGGGGCAGCCGGTCACTCAGGTGTTCGACGCCCAGCGCCTGAGCCTGGAGGTGGACGGCGGCGGCAAGGTGACCGCCGCGCGCTGCGGCTGA
- the rdgB gene encoding RdgB/HAM1 family non-canonical purine NTP pyrophosphatase, protein MKLVLASNNRGKLAELQAMLAPLGVELVAQAELGVGEAEEPFHTFVENALAKARFASAHTGLPALADDAGLCVEAFGGQPGVQTAYYATQFGYDKGDANNVRALLEQMEDIKDRRAAMVSTLVAVRSPQDPEPLIAVGRVAGEIARAPRGAGGFGFDPVMYIPAFEKTFAELPAEVKNAHSHRGRAAQQMLALMREHWFPDASKR, encoded by the coding sequence ATGAAACTCGTTCTCGCATCCAACAACCGCGGCAAGCTCGCCGAGCTGCAGGCCATGCTGGCGCCGCTGGGCGTCGAACTCGTCGCCCAGGCCGAGCTGGGCGTGGGCGAAGCCGAGGAGCCCTTCCACACCTTCGTCGAGAACGCCCTGGCCAAGGCGCGCTTCGCCAGCGCCCACACGGGCCTGCCCGCGCTGGCCGACGACGCCGGCCTGTGCGTCGAGGCCTTCGGCGGCCAGCCCGGCGTGCAGACGGCCTACTACGCCACGCAGTTCGGTTACGACAAGGGCGACGCCAACAACGTGCGCGCGCTGCTGGAACAGATGGAGGACATCAAGGACCGCCGCGCCGCCATGGTCAGCACCCTGGTGGCCGTGCGCAGCCCGCAGGACCCCGAGCCGCTGATCGCCGTGGGCCGCGTGGCCGGCGAGATCGCGCGCGCGCCGCGCGGCGCGGGCGGCTTCGGGTTCGATCCGGTGATGTACATCCCCGCCTTCGAAAAGACCTTTGCCGAACTGCCCGCCGAGGTCAAGAACGCCCACAGCCACCGCGGCCGCGCGGCGCAGCAGATGCTGGCGCTGATGCGCGAGCACTGGTTTCCAGACGCATCAAAAAGATGA
- the tnpB gene encoding IS66 family insertion sequence element accessory protein TnpB (TnpB, as the term is used for proteins encoded by IS66 family insertion elements, is considered an accessory protein, since TnpC, encoded by a neighboring gene, is a DDE family transposase.), with the protein MIRIDEAWLATTPLDMRAGTDTALARVIATFGAAHPHHAYVFANQRANRLKVLVHDGVGLWLAARRLHQGKFVWAPAGSPNVALEHAQLNALVLGLPWQRVGSQGAISVV; encoded by the coding sequence GTGATCCGTATCGATGAGGCCTGGCTGGCCACCACCCCGCTGGACATGCGCGCGGGCACGGACACGGCCCTGGCGCGGGTGATCGCCACCTTCGGCGCGGCCCACCCGCACCATGCCTACGTCTTCGCCAACCAGAGAGCCAATCGCCTGAAGGTCCTGGTACATGACGGTGTGGGGCTGTGGCTGGCCGCGCGCCGGCTGCACCAGGGCAAGTTTGTCTGGGCACCTGCGGGCAGTCCGAACGTGGCGTTGGAACACGCCCAGCTCAACGCCCTGGTGCTGGGCCTGCCCTGGCAGCGTGTGGGCTCGCAAGGTGCCATCAGCGTGGTCTGA
- a CDS encoding YicC/YloC family endoribonuclease, with product MPVYSMTGYASVQLAMAPEAEGRAGSARRLGLEIRSVNSRFLDLSLRLSDELRAQEPALRALLTQQLKRGKVEVRAFVDTDESAALAEPTPRLLQRLGAVQDAVRSWLPDAAPLTVAEALRLCANAGAPAQDWSAPMLELAQRALDDMVAAREREGERLAAMLQDRLAQLRALARQAAPLVPQLVEQQRQRFMERWREAMQLAEGTAVPEAAQDRALSEATAFAIRIDVAEEITRLQSHLDEIERLLKKGGEVGKRLDFLIQELHREANTLGSKSAAMDLTRISVDMKVLIEQMREQVQNIE from the coding sequence ATGCCAGTTTACAGCATGACCGGATATGCGAGCGTGCAGCTCGCCATGGCCCCCGAGGCCGAGGGCAGGGCCGGCAGCGCGCGCCGCCTGGGCCTGGAAATACGTTCCGTCAACAGCCGCTTCCTGGACCTTTCGCTGCGCCTGTCCGACGAACTGCGCGCCCAGGAGCCTGCGCTGCGCGCCCTGCTCACGCAGCAGCTCAAGCGCGGCAAGGTCGAAGTGCGGGCCTTCGTGGACACCGACGAATCCGCCGCCCTGGCCGAGCCCACGCCCCGGCTGCTGCAGCGCCTGGGTGCCGTGCAGGATGCCGTGCGCTCATGGCTGCCCGATGCGGCGCCCCTGACCGTCGCGGAGGCCCTGCGCCTGTGCGCGAACGCGGGAGCGCCCGCGCAGGACTGGAGCGCGCCCATGCTGGAGCTGGCGCAGAGGGCGCTCGACGACATGGTGGCCGCGCGCGAGCGCGAGGGCGAGCGCCTGGCCGCCATGCTGCAAGACCGCCTGGCGCAGCTGCGCGCTCTGGCCCGGCAGGCGGCCCCGCTGGTGCCGCAGCTGGTGGAGCAGCAGCGCCAGCGCTTCATGGAGCGCTGGCGCGAGGCCATGCAGCTGGCCGAGGGCACCGCCGTGCCCGAGGCAGCGCAGGACCGCGCCCTCAGCGAGGCCACGGCCTTCGCCATACGCATCGACGTGGCCGAGGAAATCACGCGCCTGCAGTCGCACCTGGACGAAATCGAGCGCCTGCTCAAGAAGGGCGGCGAGGTCGGCAAGCGCCTGGACTTCCTGATCCAGGAACTGCACCGCGAGGCCAACACCCTGGGCTCCAAGTCCGCCGCGATGGACCTCACGCGCATCAGCGTGGACATGAAGGTGCTGATCGAGCAGATGCGCGAGCAGGTGCAGAACATCGAATAG
- a CDS encoding PP2C family protein-serine/threonine phosphatase: MKFSVFQLSRRGGREKNEDRMGYCYTRASALFVLADGMGGHPRGEVAAQIAIQTVSAMFQHEARPVLHDVPEFLSAALLAAHHQILSYANHKGMLDTPRTTLVAAVTQGGCAHWIHCGDSRLYLVRGGELLMRTRDHSYQELRSAAMAGLGHANRNVLFTCLGSPTKPLFDTAGPVPLQEGDRLLLCSDGLWSQLDDAAIARQITRQAVSHAVPDLVEDALRRGGDASDNVTVVAMEWETPNTCEPAQAVTTDSISDEVFASTIQAGPLEGFTDDLDDAAIERSIAEINEAIRRTAARKA; this comes from the coding sequence ATGAAGTTCTCCGTCTTCCAGCTCAGTCGCCGCGGCGGGCGCGAGAAGAACGAGGACCGCATGGGCTACTGCTACACGCGGGCGTCGGCGCTCTTCGTGCTGGCCGATGGCATGGGGGGCCACCCCAGGGGCGAGGTGGCCGCGCAGATCGCCATCCAGACCGTGTCCGCCATGTTCCAGCACGAGGCCAGGCCGGTGCTGCATGACGTGCCCGAATTCCTCTCGGCCGCGCTGCTGGCGGCGCACCACCAGATCCTGAGCTACGCCAACCACAAGGGCATGCTGGACACGCCCCGCACCACTCTGGTCGCGGCCGTGACGCAGGGCGGCTGCGCCCACTGGATCCACTGCGGCGACTCGCGCCTGTACCTGGTGCGCGGCGGCGAACTGCTCATGCGCACGCGCGACCATTCCTACCAGGAGCTGCGCAGCGCCGCCATGGCCGGCCTGGGGCATGCCAACCGCAACGTGCTGTTCACCTGCCTGGGCTCGCCCACCAAGCCGCTGTTCGACACCGCCGGCCCCGTGCCGCTGCAGGAGGGCGACCGCCTGCTGCTGTGCTCCGACGGCCTGTGGAGCCAGCTGGACGACGCCGCCATCGCGCGCCAGATCACGCGCCAGGCCGTCTCCCACGCCGTGCCCGACCTGGTCGAGGACGCCCTGCGCCGGGGCGGCGACGCGAGCGACAACGTCACCGTGGTAGCCATGGAGTGGGAGACGCCCAACACCTGCGAGCCCGCGCAGGCCGTGACCACCGACAGCATCAGCGACGAGGTGTTCGCCTCCACCATCCAGGCCGGCCCGCTCGAAGGCTTCACGGACGACCTGGACGACGCGGCCATCGAGCGCTCGATCGCCGAGATCAACGAAGCCATCAGGCGCACCGCCGCGCGCAAGGCGTAG
- a CDS encoding serine/threonine protein kinase has protein sequence MSKVKPAPLLPDTVIGGYRVVRKLAAGGFGVVYLAMDAEGQQVAIKEYLPASLVTREPGELLPKVPPEKLSLYRLGLKSFFEEGRSLAQISHPSVVSVLNFFRENETVYMVMNYLEGASLQDFIITARDLKTQKVFRESTIRSLFDEVLRGLRIVHQHKMLHLDIKPANIFITDDNRAVMIDFGAAREVLSKEGNFIRPMYTPGFAAPEMYRRDAQMGPWTDIYAIGACIYACMQGFPPNEAPQRQDKDRLTLALHKLRGIYSDNLIEVVEWCMALDPLSRPQSVFALQKELSREGERRYTKLTVAEKMRMQFDSLVADTRKSLQKTGEATHPGARSK, from the coding sequence ATGTCAAAAGTCAAACCGGCCCCCCTGCTCCCCGATACCGTCATTGGCGGCTACCGCGTGGTGCGCAAGCTGGCGGCGGGCGGTTTCGGCGTGGTGTACCTCGCGATGGACGCCGAGGGCCAGCAGGTGGCCATCAAGGAATACCTGCCCGCCTCCCTGGTCACGCGCGAGCCCGGCGAGCTGCTGCCCAAGGTTCCGCCCGAGAAGCTGTCGCTGTACCGCCTGGGTCTCAAGAGCTTTTTCGAGGAGGGGCGCTCGCTGGCGCAGATCTCGCACCCGTCCGTCGTGAGCGTGCTCAACTTCTTCCGCGAGAACGAGACCGTCTACATGGTGATGAACTATCTGGAGGGCGCGTCCCTGCAGGATTTCATCATCACCGCGCGCGACCTCAAGACGCAGAAGGTGTTCCGCGAGTCCACCATCCGCTCGCTGTTCGACGAGGTGCTGCGCGGCCTGCGCATCGTGCACCAGCACAAGATGCTGCACCTGGACATCAAGCCGGCCAACATCTTCATCACCGACGACAACCGGGCCGTGATGATCGACTTCGGCGCCGCGCGCGAGGTGCTGTCCAAGGAGGGCAACTTCATCCGCCCCATGTACACGCCGGGCTTCGCCGCCCCCGAGATGTACCGCCGCGACGCGCAGATGGGCCCGTGGACCGACATCTACGCCATCGGCGCCTGCATCTATGCCTGCATGCAGGGCTTTCCGCCCAACGAGGCGCCGCAGCGCCAGGACAAGGACCGCCTGACGCTGGCGCTGCACAAGCTGCGCGGCATCTATTCGGACAACCTCATCGAGGTGGTGGAGTGGTGCATGGCGCTCGATCCGCTGTCGCGCCCGCAATCAGTGTTCGCGCTGCAGAAGGAGCTCTCGCGTGAAGGCGAGCGCCGCTACACCAAGCTGACGGTAGCCGAGAAGATGCGCATGCAGTTCGATTCCCTGGTGGCGGACACGCGCAAGAGCCTGCAGAAGACCGGCGAAGCCACCCACCCCGGCGCGCGCTCCAAATGA